The Mucilaginibacter mallensis genome has a segment encoding these proteins:
- a CDS encoding ABC transporter permease, translating into MDFYLTALLQGLCFSGIALGIYISMKIFNIPDITTDGSYTLGGVVTAIFLTHHQPGYIILPAVIISGAVAGALTGIIHTKLKINALLAGILVMTSLRSVNLILMGRPNLPLNGISSLFDIINVFSNPNQNTFCIIIVFVIIITLLIGYLLKTDFGIAMRATGNSESMIRSLGVNTDRMKIIGLALANALTATSGYLITQFQGFADINMGIGIVIVGLGSVIIAETIINWMKITSVWLSLVLMITGAIIFQFVLAVTLDIGVNPNLLMLVTAAFVLLIVSLPRLSFKKSL; encoded by the coding sequence ATGGATTTTTACCTGACCGCTTTATTACAGGGGCTTTGCTTTTCGGGGATAGCATTGGGTATTTATATCTCCATGAAGATATTTAACATACCTGATATCACAACCGATGGCAGTTATACACTTGGCGGCGTGGTAACGGCTATTTTTTTAACCCATCATCAACCGGGCTATATTATTTTGCCTGCGGTTATTATTTCGGGGGCTGTTGCAGGGGCATTAACAGGTATTATCCATACTAAATTAAAAATCAACGCCTTGCTGGCCGGTATTTTGGTAATGACTTCACTGCGGTCAGTAAACCTTATTTTAATGGGGCGCCCTAATTTGCCGTTAAATGGCATTTCATCTTTGTTCGATATTATAAATGTTTTTAGTAATCCAAATCAAAATACATTCTGTATCATAATTGTATTCGTCATTATAATAACTCTTTTAATAGGCTATTTATTAAAAACTGATTTTGGGATAGCAATGAGGGCAACTGGCAATAGTGAGTCAATGATAAGGTCATTGGGTGTTAACACGGACAGAATGAAAATTATAGGCTTAGCACTTGCTAATGCTTTAACGGCTACAAGCGGCTATCTGATTACACAGTTTCAGGGCTTTGCTGATATAAATATGGGAATAGGTATAGTGATTGTTGGTCTTGGTTCAGTAATCATAGCTGAAACAATCATCAACTGGATGAAGATAACATCCGTATGGCTTAGTTTGGTTTTGATGATAACAGGGGCAATTATCTTTCAGTTTGTATTGGCAGTAACACTTGATATTGGAGTAAACCCTAATCTTTTAATGCTTGTTACCGCTGCATTTGTGCTGCTGATTGTCAGCCTGCCGCGCTTATCCTTTAAAAAGTCCTTATGA
- a CDS encoding methionine aminotransferase, with translation MSALAAEVGAINLSQGFPDYDCSPHLVHLVNEAMKNGHNQYAPMAGVMQLREQIAYKTEKLYGAKYNPETEITITAGGTQAIFTAISAVIHPNDEVIIFEPAYDCYAPAIKLMGGVVKSLELEPPNYRIAWDMVKRLISNRTKMIILNSPHNPTATILHKEDIDKLSAIVKDQDILILSDEVYEHLIYDGETHHSMARYPELQKRSLIVASFGKLCHATGWKIGYCLAPDWLTQEFRKIHQFIVFSVNTPMQYAIAEYIKNEDVYLDLPQVFQQKRDHFRNGIEQTRFKLLPCHGSYFQSVTYSDITDEKDAEFTIRLAKEFGVASIPTSAFYNKGIDNHILRFCFAKRQETLDNAVDRLMRV, from the coding sequence ATGTCGGCATTAGCTGCCGAGGTTGGGGCTATTAATCTATCTCAGGGTTTCCCTGATTACGACTGTTCGCCGCACTTAGTACATTTGGTTAATGAGGCCATGAAAAATGGCCACAACCAATATGCGCCTATGGCTGGTGTTATGCAGCTAAGGGAACAAATAGCTTATAAAACAGAAAAACTATATGGCGCAAAATATAATCCCGAAACAGAAATAACCATAACAGCCGGCGGTACACAAGCTATATTTACAGCCATCAGCGCGGTTATACATCCTAATGACGAGGTTATTATATTTGAACCTGCTTATGATTGCTATGCCCCTGCCATTAAATTAATGGGCGGCGTTGTAAAATCCCTGGAATTAGAACCACCCAACTACCGCATTGCCTGGGATATGGTTAAAAGGCTGATCAGCAACCGCACAAAAATGATCATTCTTAATTCGCCGCATAACCCAACCGCTACCATACTGCATAAAGAGGATATAGATAAGTTAAGCGCGATTGTTAAAGACCAGGATATTCTGATATTAAGCGATGAGGTTTATGAGCACCTGATATATGATGGCGAAACACATCATAGCATGGCCCGTTATCCTGAGCTTCAGAAACGCAGTTTAATTGTAGCCTCGTTTGGTAAACTTTGCCATGCTACCGGCTGGAAAATCGGCTATTGCCTCGCTCCCGACTGGCTAACACAGGAATTTAGAAAAATTCACCAGTTTATCGTGTTCAGTGTTAACACGCCAATGCAATACGCTATTGCCGAATACATTAAAAATGAGGATGTATATTTAGACTTGCCTCAAGTTTTTCAACAGAAAAGGGATCACTTCAGAAACGGTATTGAACAAACCCGTTTTAAACTATTACCATGCCACGGATCATACTTTCAATCAGTAACTTATAGCGATATTACCGATGAAAAGGATGCCGAATTTACCATACGCCTGGCTAAGGAGTTTGGAGTAGCCTCAATACCTACATCAGCATTTTACAATAAGGGCATTGATAACCATATTTTACGATTTTGTTTTGCCAAAAGGCAAGAAACGTTGGATAATGCCGTTGATAGATTGATGCGTGTTTAA
- a CDS encoding oxidoreductase encodes MNTKKVWYITGASKGLGLALVKKLINEGYRVAATSRKAEQLKKALGSTNEDQFLALEVDLTNDESIKQSIQKTQAHFGQLDVVVNNAGYGIGGSIEELSQKDVYDNFNVNVFATIKVIHHALPVMRTQRSGHIINISSIGGFAGATGWSVYASTKFAITGMSEVLAEEVRDLGIKVTVVAPGGFRTEFLSAESLVMAENVISDYQSIRDSHARYNTMNGKQAGDPDKAAEVFIALAENPKTPVRLFLGSDAYTRASAKITQLGNDLEQWKDLTLSTDFPV; translated from the coding sequence ATGAACACAAAAAAAGTATGGTATATTACGGGTGCATCAAAGGGCTTAGGCCTGGCGCTGGTGAAAAAATTAATAAATGAAGGTTATAGGGTTGCTGCTACTTCCCGTAAGGCAGAACAATTAAAGAAGGCACTTGGGTCAACTAATGAAGATCAATTCCTTGCGTTGGAAGTAGATCTTACAAATGATGAATCCATCAAACAATCCATTCAAAAAACACAGGCTCATTTTGGGCAGTTGGATGTTGTTGTAAACAATGCCGGTTATGGTATCGGCGGTTCTATTGAAGAACTATCGCAAAAGGATGTTTACGATAATTTTAACGTAAATGTCTTCGCAACTATCAAGGTTATTCATCATGCATTGCCTGTTATGCGTACCCAAAGATCAGGACATATTATCAATATTTCTTCTATTGGCGGCTTTGCAGGGGCAACCGGTTGGAGTGTATATGCATCAACAAAATTCGCGATAACCGGCATGTCGGAAGTTCTGGCTGAAGAAGTGCGCGACTTGGGTATAAAGGTAACCGTTGTTGCACCGGGTGGATTCCGTACTGAATTTCTTTCAGCCGAATCATTGGTAATGGCAGAAAATGTGATCAGCGATTACCAGTCTATCCGGGATTCACATGCCAGGTACAATACCATGAACGGCAAACAGGCCGGTGACCCTGACAAGGCAGCAGAGGTTTTTATAGCGCTTGCTGAAAACCCTAAAACTCCGGTACGATTATTTTTAGGCAGTGATGCATATACCAGGGCTTCGGCAAAGATCACCCAACTGGGTAATGATCTGGAGCAATGGAAAGACCTGACTTTGAGTACAGATTTCCCGGTGTAA
- a CDS encoding S53 family peptidase produces the protein MENQPNTKLTGSFKPLQAGASLQEADKEEVITVTVRLRRKKELPADAMKGNFLTRDKYESDYGASLEEAEQVEAYAHEQGLTTVSVNLAHRSVHLTGTVSEFEKTFNTTVKTHNNFRVLQSEIQVPEALKDIIVGVFGLDNHPIARPMFQIAKSEGKIVSHAAAPQSFTPNQLAGIYGFPTGVTGKGQCIGIIELGGGYRPKDITAYFKEIGVTKPTVKAVSVDGGKNSPSTANGADGEVMLDIEVAGAVAPGATIVVYFAGNTDQGFLDAIINAIHDTQNKPSVISISWGSAEVSWTQQAFDNFNEAFKTAAALGITICVAAGDSGSRDDQTDGKVHVDFPASSPYALACGGTKLVVNGTQIVSEVVWNESSDSAGGGGVSTYFPLPDYQANANVPLELDTQFKGRGVPDVAGDADPDTGYKVRVDGQDMVIGGTSAVAPLMAGLIALINEQTGKPAGDIHAQIYANPGLLRDITSGDNKTTSANTGYTAGTGWDACTGLGVLSKLS, from the coding sequence ATGGAGAATCAACCAAACACTAAACTAACAGGCAGTTTTAAGCCCTTACAAGCAGGTGCCAGTTTGCAGGAAGCCGATAAAGAAGAAGTTATAACTGTTACTGTACGCTTGCGCAGGAAAAAAGAATTGCCGGCAGATGCGATGAAAGGCAATTTTTTAACAAGAGATAAATATGAAAGCGATTATGGCGCTTCTTTAGAAGAAGCGGAACAGGTGGAAGCTTATGCTCATGAGCAAGGCCTAACCACCGTATCAGTAAACCTGGCTCACAGAAGTGTTCATTTAACCGGAACAGTTAGTGAATTTGAAAAAACATTTAATACTACTGTAAAGACCCATAATAACTTTAGGGTTTTACAATCAGAAATACAGGTTCCTGAAGCGTTAAAGGATATTATTGTAGGGGTATTTGGCCTGGATAATCATCCTATAGCCCGACCGATGTTCCAGATAGCTAAAAGTGAGGGTAAAATTGTTTCGCATGCAGCGGCTCCGCAATCCTTTACACCCAACCAATTAGCCGGGATATATGGTTTCCCGACAGGCGTAACCGGCAAGGGCCAATGTATAGGCATTATAGAATTAGGGGGTGGTTATCGCCCAAAAGATATTACAGCTTATTTTAAAGAAATTGGTGTGACCAAGCCAACGGTAAAGGCAGTATCTGTTGATGGGGGTAAGAATAGCCCTTCAACAGCCAATGGTGCTGATGGCGAAGTTATGCTTGATATTGAAGTTGCAGGAGCTGTAGCGCCGGGTGCAACAATTGTTGTTTATTTTGCAGGTAATACCGATCAGGGATTTTTAGATGCTATTATCAATGCTATACATGATACCCAAAACAAGCCGTCTGTTATCTCCATCAGCTGGGGCTCAGCAGAAGTGAGCTGGACGCAACAGGCTTTTGATAACTTTAACGAGGCCTTTAAAACAGCAGCTGCTTTGGGCATTACTATTTGTGTTGCCGCTGGCGATAGTGGCTCAAGAGATGATCAGACTGATGGTAAAGTTCATGTTGACTTCCCGGCATCAAGCCCCTATGCGCTGGCTTGTGGAGGTACTAAATTGGTAGTAAACGGTACTCAGATCGTATCAGAAGTAGTATGGAATGAATCGAGTGATTCAGCGGGTGGTGGTGGAGTAAGTACCTATTTCCCTTTGCCGGATTATCAGGCCAATGCCAATGTTCCCTTAGAACTCGACACGCAATTTAAAGGCAGGGGAGTACCTGATGTAGCAGGAGACGCAGATCCTGATACTGGCTATAAGGTAAGGGTAGACGGGCAGGATATGGTTATAGGCGGAACAAGCGCGGTAGCTCCTTTAATGGCCGGATTAATTGCCCTTATTAATGAACAGACTGGCAAACCTGCCGGTGATATTCATGCGCAGATATATGCTAATCCGGGTTTGTTACGTGATATAACAAGTGGTGACAATAAAACCACATCTGCTAATACAGGCTATACCGCCGGAACGGGCTGGGATGCCTGTACGGGTTTGGGTGTATTATCAAAGCTGAGCTAA
- a CDS encoding ABC transporter substrate-binding protein has protein sequence MKLSKYLFTFFILFSFASCKQKTNTVPVVGFVDAFEDATISQARDGFVAALKDSGFSAGKGNIKIEYRNAQGDIPTLTQIVNYFVSEPVTLLATCTTLSSVTAVQKTKTIPIFEMVSPTPERMNVLDANGKAPANLFGAVEDLQYIDTSFSIIPKVLKPKSGKLVIGMIYNQSEPQSADAMQYIKALAAKFNITLIALPLNSSADAQLVTQSLLNKNIDAFFANPDNTVFEAFETIKKNCDQHNVPIFTSEAGLVKRGAVAAFGADIYQWGYQAGEQAAQYLKTHKTDGLKPEMVKIRKRVYNPEAAKKYNIIIPSNFEAVK, from the coding sequence ATGAAGCTTTCGAAATACCTCTTTACTTTTTTCATATTATTTAGTTTTGCATCGTGTAAACAAAAAACAAATACCGTGCCCGTTGTTGGTTTTGTTGATGCTTTTGAAGATGCTACCATATCACAAGCACGCGATGGATTTGTTGCCGCTTTAAAGGACAGCGGTTTTAGTGCCGGTAAAGGCAATATAAAAATAGAATACCGCAACGCGCAGGGAGATATTCCAACCCTGACCCAGATAGTAAACTATTTTGTATCAGAACCAGTAACATTGCTGGCTACATGCACCACCTTATCATCAGTTACAGCGGTACAAAAAACTAAGACCATCCCAATTTTCGAAATGGTTTCACCAACACCTGAGCGTATGAATGTGCTGGATGCCAACGGGAAGGCACCGGCTAATTTATTTGGCGCAGTCGAGGATCTCCAATATATTGATACCTCATTCTCCATCATCCCTAAAGTATTAAAGCCAAAGAGCGGCAAACTGGTTATCGGCATGATCTATAATCAATCTGAGCCGCAATCGGCTGATGCGATGCAATACATTAAGGCTTTGGCCGCTAAATTTAATATCACCCTGATCGCCTTACCGTTAAATTCATCGGCGGATGCCCAACTGGTAACACAATCATTATTAAATAAAAACATCGATGCTTTTTTTGCTAACCCGGATAATACCGTTTTTGAAGCATTTGAAACTATAAAGAAAAATTGCGATCAGCACAATGTGCCTATTTTTACCAGTGAGGCAGGTTTAGTTAAACGTGGTGCCGTAGCTGCATTTGGCGCCGATATTTATCAATGGGGATACCAGGCAGGAGAACAGGCCGCCCAATACCTTAAAACACATAAAACAGACGGGCTAAAACCTGAAATGGTGAAGATTAGAAAGCGTGTTTATAATCCTGAGGCTGCTAAAAAATATAATATCATCATCCCATCAAATTTCGAAGCTGTTAAATAA
- a CDS encoding ABC transporter ATP-binding protein, producing the protein MIDIKQIYKTFNKGKPNQVNAVNGIDLHIETGEFVVIIGSNGSGKTTLLNLVAGSVIPTSGTVSIDGNDATDLADYRRSQWIARVFQNPLSGTASDLSILDNFRLAAIRTKPKGLSIGVNDHFKKDVKEKIATLGMGLEKKIDQPMGTLSGGQRQALTLLMSIMDSCQVLLLDEPTAALDPRSAEIVMKTANKLIKDFKLTAILITHNLKDAYNYGTRIIQMSEGAILKDIDTAKKTTLKQNDLFDWFG; encoded by the coding sequence ATGATCGATATAAAACAAATTTATAAAACCTTTAACAAGGGCAAGCCCAACCAGGTGAATGCGGTTAACGGGATCGATCTGCATATTGAAACCGGGGAGTTTGTAGTTATCATCGGTTCAAATGGTTCAGGAAAAACTACCTTATTGAATTTGGTTGCAGGCAGCGTTATCCCAACTTCAGGCACAGTAAGTATTGATGGTAATGATGCTACTGATCTGGCAGATTATCGCCGCAGTCAGTGGATAGCACGTGTTTTTCAAAATCCTTTGAGTGGCACAGCATCAGATCTGAGTATCCTGGATAATTTCAGACTGGCAGCTATCCGTACAAAACCTAAAGGGTTATCTATAGGTGTAAACGATCATTTTAAAAAAGATGTAAAGGAAAAGATAGCCACGTTGGGCATGGGCCTGGAGAAAAAGATAGATCAGCCAATGGGTACCTTATCGGGCGGACAAAGACAGGCCTTAACCTTACTGATGAGTATTATGGATAGTTGCCAGGTTTTATTACTAGACGAACCAACTGCGGCACTTGACCCAAGATCCGCAGAAATAGTAATGAAAACAGCCAATAAACTTATCAAAGATTTTAAACTGACCGCGATCCTGATTACCCACAATTTAAAAGATGCCTACAATTATGGAACACGCATTATACAAATGAGCGAGGGGGCGATCTTAAAGGACATCGATACTGCAAAAAAAACAACTTTAAAGCAGAATGATTTGTTTGACTGGTTTGGATAG
- a CDS encoding Atu2307/SP_0267 family LLM class monooxygenase, which produces MELGISTFGEITPDGKAGNAVNAHQRVQELLEEVKLADEVGLDVYAFGEHHRPDFVISAPEIMMAAAAAITKNIHLSSSVTVLSSADPVRTFQNFATVDLISGGRAEMIAGRGSFIESYPLFGYDLDDYDALFTEKLEMFLEINKHEILNWKGKFRSPVVNQGVYPRPYQSAIPVWIGVGGTPASAKRAGSLNLPMIIAILGSAPKHFVPFVELYRESAEKAGHDVSKLQLAISSQFYIAENAKQAADEFYPSYEALMNRVGRDRGWSPMNRESFEWLRKDGPLVVGDVQQAVDKIMGQYELFHNTRFVAQLVTGHTPHVNVLKAIELLGTKVAPIIRKETGDKV; this is translated from the coding sequence ATGGAATTAGGTATAAGTACATTCGGAGAGATCACTCCTGACGGCAAAGCCGGTAATGCAGTTAATGCGCATCAGCGTGTACAGGAACTCTTAGAAGAAGTTAAACTGGCTGATGAAGTTGGCCTTGATGTTTATGCTTTCGGCGAACACCACCGCCCGGATTTTGTGATCTCGGCACCTGAAATTATGATGGCTGCCGCGGCCGCCATTACTAAAAATATTCATTTATCGAGTTCTGTAACCGTATTAAGCTCTGCCGACCCGGTGCGTACATTCCAGAACTTTGCAACGGTCGACCTGATCTCGGGCGGGCGTGCTGAAATGATCGCCGGCAGGGGTTCCTTTATTGAATCGTATCCGCTTTTTGGTTATGACCTGGATGATTATGACGCATTGTTCACCGAAAAGCTGGAAATGTTTTTAGAGATCAATAAGCATGAAATACTGAATTGGAAAGGGAAGTTCCGTTCGCCTGTTGTAAACCAGGGTGTATATCCAAGGCCTTATCAAAGTGCTATACCTGTATGGATAGGTGTTGGCGGTACGCCTGCTTCGGCTAAACGTGCCGGTAGCCTAAATCTGCCTATGATCATTGCCATACTGGGCAGTGCGCCAAAGCATTTTGTACCTTTTGTTGAATTATACCGTGAATCTGCTGAGAAAGCCGGGCATGATGTAAGCAAATTACAGCTGGCTATATCATCACAATTTTATATCGCCGAAAACGCTAAACAGGCAGCGGATGAGTTCTATCCATCATATGAAGCATTAATGAACCGTGTTGGCAGGGATCGTGGCTGGTCGCCGATGAATAGAGAATCATTTGAATGGCTGCGCAAAGATGGCCCATTGGTTGTTGGCGATGTGCAACAAGCCGTAGATAAAATAATGGGGCAGTATGAATTATTTCATAACACCCGCTTTGTAGCACAGTTGGTAACAGGGCATACACCTCATGTTAATGTGTTGAAAGCTATAGAATTGCTCGGGACTAAGGTGGCACCCATCATCAGGAAAGAAACAGGCGATAAAGTTTAG
- a CDS encoding amidohydrolase gives MDNLKISIFQGYLFWENIDKNLQNIELRLGSIREKTELIILPEMFTTGFTMNAAALAEPMGGKSMQWMHKIAVKYDAVVTGSLIIKENNKYYNRLIWMRPDGTHEHYDKRHLFALGKEHETYTAGDKRIIVELNGWKICPVICYDLRFPVWLRNVGGEYDLLLIVANWPERRALHWRTLIPARAIENQAYVVAVNRVGHDGNEVYHSGDSNCIDPNGKVIYYKRDEEDMYTFSIVGDEIEKIRHAMPFLEDADKFEIE, from the coding sequence ATGGATAATCTTAAAATTAGCATATTTCAGGGATACCTTTTTTGGGAAAACATAGATAAAAATCTACAAAACATTGAGTTACGCCTCGGTTCCATACGTGAAAAAACCGAATTAATCATCCTGCCTGAAATGTTTACCACAGGCTTTACTATGAATGCTGCAGCATTAGCCGAGCCTATGGGTGGCAAATCAATGCAGTGGATGCATAAAATAGCAGTTAAATATGATGCCGTAGTAACAGGCAGCTTGATTATTAAAGAGAACAACAAATATTACAACCGCCTGATATGGATGCGCCCGGATGGCACCCATGAGCATTATGATAAACGCCACCTGTTTGCTTTAGGCAAAGAACATGAAACTTACACCGCCGGTGATAAGAGGATCATAGTTGAACTCAACGGCTGGAAAATTTGCCCGGTTATTTGTTATGACCTACGTTTCCCGGTTTGGCTGCGTAATGTTGGCGGTGAATATGACCTGCTGCTTATTGTAGCCAACTGGCCCGAGCGCCGGGCCTTGCACTGGCGAACCCTTATTCCCGCAAGGGCTATTGAAAACCAGGCTTATGTAGTTGCTGTAAACCGTGTTGGGCATGATGGTAATGAGGTTTACCATTCAGGCGATTCTAATTGTATTGACCCGAACGGAAAAGTGATCTATTATAAACGCGATGAAGAGGATATGTACACCTTTTCAATTGTAGGTGATGAGATCGAAAAAATACGCCATGCCATGCCTTTTTTAGAAGACGCGGATAAATTTGAGATCGAATAA
- a CDS encoding helix-turn-helix domain-containing protein codes for MAETETLEQFYQRKFNWMPDDLKKDVGHFNVFNFEDKAKHGATPVKYTRRDFYKIMLIRGKHIFHYADKSLEVSGATLLFFNPMVPYKFEPLTTDTTGYYCIFKEAFFSDHIRSNIKDLPMFAPGAKTAYMLNDRQDEQLTSIFKKIQDEIASAYPFKYDLIRSYITEMIHYALKMEPSETLYQYINANARITAVFNDILERQFPIESLSQQFRMRSARDFAQELCIHVNHLNRAIRQTTGKTTTELIFERMTSEAKALLKHTNWNIAEISNCLGFEDPAHFNHFFKKQTNAAPSTFRH; via the coding sequence ATGGCAGAAACAGAAACACTTGAGCAGTTTTACCAGCGAAAGTTTAACTGGATGCCCGACGACTTGAAAAAGGACGTTGGGCATTTCAATGTCTTCAATTTTGAAGATAAGGCAAAGCATGGTGCAACCCCGGTAAAGTACACCCGCCGGGATTTTTATAAAATCATGCTGATACGTGGAAAGCACATCTTTCATTATGCCGATAAAAGCCTTGAAGTTTCAGGCGCTACCCTATTATTCTTTAACCCGATGGTGCCCTATAAATTCGAGCCGCTAACAACTGATACCACCGGGTATTACTGTATTTTTAAAGAAGCCTTTTTCAGCGACCATATCCGCAGTAATATTAAAGACCTGCCTATGTTTGCGCCGGGTGCAAAAACAGCATATATGCTAAATGACCGGCAGGATGAACAGCTGACCAGTATTTTCAAAAAGATACAGGATGAAATAGCCTCGGCTTATCCGTTTAAATATGATCTTATCCGCAGCTATATAACGGAAATGATTCATTATGCGCTCAAAATGGAGCCATCCGAAACCCTGTATCAGTATATAAACGCCAATGCACGCATTACAGCGGTTTTTAATGATATACTGGAACGGCAATTTCCTATTGAATCGCTCTCACAACAATTCAGGATGCGTTCGGCAAGGGATTTTGCGCAAGAGCTTTGTATACATGTAAATCATCTTAACCGTGCTATCAGGCAAACTACCGGAAAAACCACTACCGAACTGATATTTGAGCGAATGACCAGTGAGGCAAAAGCCTTATTAAAGCATACCAACTGGAATATTGCCGAAATCAGCAACTGCCTCGGCTTTGAAGACCCTGCGCATTTTAATCACTTTTTTAAAAAGCAAACTAACGCTGCTCCATCCACTTTCAGACATTAA